Proteins co-encoded in one Brassica rapa cultivar Chiifu-401-42 chromosome A02, CAAS_Brap_v3.01, whole genome shotgun sequence genomic window:
- the LOC103850436 gene encoding MD-2-related lipid-recognition protein 3, producing MAISYVQPLLLLLGSLFFLPALRAVNFEYCNKSGYDFGNVTHVNISPNPVGPDVGELSITVIGYAKESIHTGSIEVYAKSENITDLLRKQPCTIESGTKFVLPLSEVPKDILEGNYKYGVSLLDEKVGDSKEAKVRMCVDFDLPTSSSTLSSA from the exons ATGGCGATATCTTACGTTCAGCCTCTGCTTCTTCTCCtcggatcactcttcttcttgcCTGCATTACGTGCCGTCAATTTCGAATACTGCAATA AAAGTGGATACGATTTCGGTAACGTCACTCATGTTAATATCTCTCCGAACCCGGTTGGGCCTGATGTTGGAGAGCTAAGCATTACGGTTATTGGTTATGCAA AAGAAAGCATCCATACTGGATCTATAGAGGTTTATGCTAAATCTGAGAATATTACTGATCTTCTAAGAAAGCAGCCATGCACTATTGAATCTGGCACCAAATTTGTTTTACCTCTTTCCGAAGTTCCTAAGGATATACTCGAG GGTAACTACAAGTATGGGGTATCTTTGCTTGATGAAAAAGTCGGAGACTCTAAAGAGGCAAAAGTAAGAATGTGTGTCGACTTCGATTTACCAACTTCATCTTCCACATTGTCATCTGCTTAG